A stretch of the Pan paniscus chromosome 2, NHGRI_mPanPan1-v2.0_pri, whole genome shotgun sequence genome encodes the following:
- the UBA5 gene encoding ubiquitin-like modifier-activating enzyme 5 isoform X3 has translation MRSNVKPAKLLLFDYDKVELANMNRLFFQPHQAGLSKVQAAEHTLRNINPDVLFEVHNYNITTVENFQHFMDRISNGGLEEGKPVDLVLSCVDNFEARMTINTACNELGQTWMESGVSENAVSGHIQLIIPGESACFACAPPLVVAANIDEKTLKREGVCAASLPTTMGVVAGILVQNVLKFLLNFGTVSFYLGYNAMQDFFPTMSMKPNPQCDDRNCRKQQEEYKKKVAALPKQEVIQEEEEIIHEDNEWGIELVSEVSEEELKNSSGPVPDLPEGITVAYTIPKKQEDSVTELTVEDSGESLEDLMAKMKNM, from the exons ATGAGATCAAATGTAAAACCTGCTAAG ttgCTACTCTTTGATTATGACAAGGTGGAACTAGCCAATATGAATAGACTTTTCTTCCAACCTCATCAAGCAGGATTAAGTAAAGTTCAAGCAGCAGAACATACTCTGAG GAACATTAATCCTGATGTTCTTTTTGAAGTACACAACTATAATATAACCACAGTGGAAAACTTTCAACATTTCATGGATAGAATaag TAATGGTGGGTTAGAAGAAGGAAAACCTGTTGATCTAGTTCTTAGCTGTGTGGACAATTTTGAAGCTCGAATGACAATAAATACA GCTTGTAATGAACTTGGACAAACATGGATGGAATCTGGGGTCAGTGAAAATGCAGTTTCAGGGCATATACAGCTCATAATTCCTGGAGAATCTGCTTGTTTTGCG tGTGCTCCACCACTTGTAGTTGCTGCAAATATTGATGAAAAGACTCTGAAACGAGAAGGTGTTTGTGCAGCCAGTCTTCCTACCACTATGGGTGTGGTTGCTGGGATCTTAGTACAAAACGTGTTAAA gTTTCTGTTAAATTTTGGTACTGTTAGTTTTTACCTTGGATACAATGCAATGCAGGATTTTTTTCCTACTATGTCCATGAAGCCAAATCCTCAGTGTGATGACAGAAATTGCAGGAAGCAGCAGGAAGAATATAAG AAAAAGGTAGCAGCACTGCCTAAACAAGAGGTTatacaagaagaggaagagataatCCATGAAGATAATGAATGGG GTATTGAGCTGGTATCTGAGGTTTCAGAAGAGGAACTGAAAAATTCTTCAGGTCCAGTTCCAGACTTACCTGAAGGAATTACAGTGGCATACACAATTCCAAAAAAG CAAGAAGATTCTGTCACTGAGTTAACAGTGGAAGATTCTGGTGAAAGCTTGGAAGACCTCATGGCCAAAATGAAGAACATGTAG
- the UBA5 gene encoding ubiquitin-like modifier-activating enzyme 5 isoform X4 has translation MNRLFFQPHQAGLSKVQAAEHTLRNINPDVLFEVHNYNITTVENFQHFMDRISNGGLEEGKPVDLVLSCVDNFEARMTINTACNELGQTWMESGVSENAVSGHIQLIIPGESACFACAPPLVVAANIDEKTLKREGVCAASLPTTMGVVAGILVQNVLKFLLNFGTVSFYLGYNAMQDFFPTMSMKPNPQCDDRNCRKQQEEYKKKVAALPKQEVIQEEEEIIHEDNEWGIELVSEVSEEELKNSSGPVPDLPEGITVAYTIPKKQEDSVTELTVEDSGESLEDLMAKMKNM, from the exons ATGAATAGACTTTTCTTCCAACCTCATCAAGCAGGATTAAGTAAAGTTCAAGCAGCAGAACATACTCTGAG GAACATTAATCCTGATGTTCTTTTTGAAGTACACAACTATAATATAACCACAGTGGAAAACTTTCAACATTTCATGGATAGAATaag TAATGGTGGGTTAGAAGAAGGAAAACCTGTTGATCTAGTTCTTAGCTGTGTGGACAATTTTGAAGCTCGAATGACAATAAATACA GCTTGTAATGAACTTGGACAAACATGGATGGAATCTGGGGTCAGTGAAAATGCAGTTTCAGGGCATATACAGCTCATAATTCCTGGAGAATCTGCTTGTTTTGCG tGTGCTCCACCACTTGTAGTTGCTGCAAATATTGATGAAAAGACTCTGAAACGAGAAGGTGTTTGTGCAGCCAGTCTTCCTACCACTATGGGTGTGGTTGCTGGGATCTTAGTACAAAACGTGTTAAA gTTTCTGTTAAATTTTGGTACTGTTAGTTTTTACCTTGGATACAATGCAATGCAGGATTTTTTTCCTACTATGTCCATGAAGCCAAATCCTCAGTGTGATGACAGAAATTGCAGGAAGCAGCAGGAAGAATATAAG AAAAAGGTAGCAGCACTGCCTAAACAAGAGGTTatacaagaagaggaagagataatCCATGAAGATAATGAATGGG GTATTGAGCTGGTATCTGAGGTTTCAGAAGAGGAACTGAAAAATTCTTCAGGTCCAGTTCCAGACTTACCTGAAGGAATTACAGTGGCATACACAATTCCAAAAAAG CAAGAAGATTCTGTCACTGAGTTAACAGTGGAAGATTCTGGTGAAAGCTTGGAAGACCTCATGGCCAAAATGAAGAACATGTAG
- the UBA5 gene encoding ubiquitin-like modifier-activating enzyme 5 isoform X1, producing the protein MAESVERLQQRVQELERELAQERSLRVPRSGDGGGGRVRIEKMSSEVVDSNPYSRLMALKRMGIVSDYEKIRTFAVAIVGVGGVGSVTAEMLTRCGIGKLLLFDYDKVELANMNRLFFQPHQAGLSKVQAAEHTLRNINPDVLFEVHNYNITTVENFQHFMDRISNGGLEEGKPVDLVLSCVDNFEARMTINTACNELGQTWMESGVSENAVSGHIQLIIPGESACFACAPPLVVAANIDEKTLKREGVCAASLPTTMGVVAGILVQNVLKFLLNFGTVSFYLGYNAMQDFFPTMSMKPNPQCDDRNCRKQQEEYKKKVAALPKQEVIQEEEEIIHEDNEWGIELVSEVSEEELKNSSGPVPDLPEGITVAYTIPKKQEDSVTELTVEDSGESLEDLMAKMKNM; encoded by the exons ATGGCGGAGTCTGTGGAGCGGCTGCAGCAGCGGGTCCAGGAGCTGGAGCGGGAACTTGCCCAGGAGAGGAGTCTGCGGGTCCCGAGGAGCGGCGACGGAGGGGGCGGCCGGGTCCGCATCGAGAAGATGAGCTCAGAGGTGGTGGATTCGAATCCCTACAG ccGCTTGATGGCATTGAAACGAATGGGAATTGTAAGCGACTATGAG AAAATCCGTACCTTTGCCGTAGCAATAGTAGGTGTTGGTGGAGTAGGTAGTGTGACTGCTGAAATGCTGACAAGATGTGGCATTGGTAAG ttgCTACTCTTTGATTATGACAAGGTGGAACTAGCCAATATGAATAGACTTTTCTTCCAACCTCATCAAGCAGGATTAAGTAAAGTTCAAGCAGCAGAACATACTCTGAG GAACATTAATCCTGATGTTCTTTTTGAAGTACACAACTATAATATAACCACAGTGGAAAACTTTCAACATTTCATGGATAGAATaag TAATGGTGGGTTAGAAGAAGGAAAACCTGTTGATCTAGTTCTTAGCTGTGTGGACAATTTTGAAGCTCGAATGACAATAAATACA GCTTGTAATGAACTTGGACAAACATGGATGGAATCTGGGGTCAGTGAAAATGCAGTTTCAGGGCATATACAGCTCATAATTCCTGGAGAATCTGCTTGTTTTGCG tGTGCTCCACCACTTGTAGTTGCTGCAAATATTGATGAAAAGACTCTGAAACGAGAAGGTGTTTGTGCAGCCAGTCTTCCTACCACTATGGGTGTGGTTGCTGGGATCTTAGTACAAAACGTGTTAAA gTTTCTGTTAAATTTTGGTACTGTTAGTTTTTACCTTGGATACAATGCAATGCAGGATTTTTTTCCTACTATGTCCATGAAGCCAAATCCTCAGTGTGATGACAGAAATTGCAGGAAGCAGCAGGAAGAATATAAG AAAAAGGTAGCAGCACTGCCTAAACAAGAGGTTatacaagaagaggaagagataatCCATGAAGATAATGAATGGG GTATTGAGCTGGTATCTGAGGTTTCAGAAGAGGAACTGAAAAATTCTTCAGGTCCAGTTCCAGACTTACCTGAAGGAATTACAGTGGCATACACAATTCCAAAAAAG CAAGAAGATTCTGTCACTGAGTTAACAGTGGAAGATTCTGGTGAAAGCTTGGAAGACCTCATGGCCAAAATGAAGAACATGTAG
- the UBA5 gene encoding ubiquitin-like modifier-activating enzyme 5 isoform X2: MALKRMGIVSDYEKIRTFAVAIVGVGGVGSVTAEMLTRCGIGKLLLFDYDKVELANMNRLFFQPHQAGLSKVQAAEHTLRNINPDVLFEVHNYNITTVENFQHFMDRISNGGLEEGKPVDLVLSCVDNFEARMTINTACNELGQTWMESGVSENAVSGHIQLIIPGESACFACAPPLVVAANIDEKTLKREGVCAASLPTTMGVVAGILVQNVLKFLLNFGTVSFYLGYNAMQDFFPTMSMKPNPQCDDRNCRKQQEEYKKKVAALPKQEVIQEEEEIIHEDNEWGIELVSEVSEEELKNSSGPVPDLPEGITVAYTIPKKQEDSVTELTVEDSGESLEDLMAKMKNM, encoded by the exons ATGGCATTGAAACGAATGGGAATTGTAAGCGACTATGAG AAAATCCGTACCTTTGCCGTAGCAATAGTAGGTGTTGGTGGAGTAGGTAGTGTGACTGCTGAAATGCTGACAAGATGTGGCATTGGTAAG ttgCTACTCTTTGATTATGACAAGGTGGAACTAGCCAATATGAATAGACTTTTCTTCCAACCTCATCAAGCAGGATTAAGTAAAGTTCAAGCAGCAGAACATACTCTGAG GAACATTAATCCTGATGTTCTTTTTGAAGTACACAACTATAATATAACCACAGTGGAAAACTTTCAACATTTCATGGATAGAATaag TAATGGTGGGTTAGAAGAAGGAAAACCTGTTGATCTAGTTCTTAGCTGTGTGGACAATTTTGAAGCTCGAATGACAATAAATACA GCTTGTAATGAACTTGGACAAACATGGATGGAATCTGGGGTCAGTGAAAATGCAGTTTCAGGGCATATACAGCTCATAATTCCTGGAGAATCTGCTTGTTTTGCG tGTGCTCCACCACTTGTAGTTGCTGCAAATATTGATGAAAAGACTCTGAAACGAGAAGGTGTTTGTGCAGCCAGTCTTCCTACCACTATGGGTGTGGTTGCTGGGATCTTAGTACAAAACGTGTTAAA gTTTCTGTTAAATTTTGGTACTGTTAGTTTTTACCTTGGATACAATGCAATGCAGGATTTTTTTCCTACTATGTCCATGAAGCCAAATCCTCAGTGTGATGACAGAAATTGCAGGAAGCAGCAGGAAGAATATAAG AAAAAGGTAGCAGCACTGCCTAAACAAGAGGTTatacaagaagaggaagagataatCCATGAAGATAATGAATGGG GTATTGAGCTGGTATCTGAGGTTTCAGAAGAGGAACTGAAAAATTCTTCAGGTCCAGTTCCAGACTTACCTGAAGGAATTACAGTGGCATACACAATTCCAAAAAAG CAAGAAGATTCTGTCACTGAGTTAACAGTGGAAGATTCTGGTGAAAGCTTGGAAGACCTCATGGCCAAAATGAAGAACATGTAG